Within the Beduinella massiliensis genome, the region ACCTCTGCCAGATCTCCGTATCAAATCTGTGCGGCGGATGAATCTCGACGCCGACCTTGACCTGATACTTTTCCGCCCACGGCGCCACGCGGCAGAGCAGCTCCGGGGAAATCGCGTGCTGCGTGCGCACGACGGACGCGCCCATCTCGTAAGCGTTGCGGATGTCGTTTACCGTGCTCATGACCTTTTCCTCATCGGTGAGAAACCGGTCGCTGCGCAGGCCGCTGTCCAGATGCGCGCTGTAGCAGAAGGGCTCCAATTCCAGCGCTTCGCATCGGGCGCGCAGGTCGTGAAGCCACCGCTTGGTGGGGTAGGGAAATCCCGGCATCATCTGGGAAGCCACGATTTCAATCGCCTCTCCCCCGGCTTCCTTTGCCTTGCGCAGGGCGTCATCGAGGGAGAGCCGCTTCAAGTAGTATTCGCTGGAATAGGAAAACAGCGATACGCCCAATCTGATCGCCTGTGTCATGCCGCGCCGCTCCCTTCGCCTGTAAAGTCGAGCGTGCGCTCGCCCGTGGATGTGACGACCTTGCACACGCCGAAGTACGCGGAATACCCGTAGCGCAGCCTCATCACCGCGCCGACGCGGTGCGTTCCCTCGAGGCCGCCCTCGTGCAGCACCTCTATGACGGCGCAGTCGTTCACGTTCCAGTATTCCTTATACATCTGCGGCAGTTCCTCCATCCGGAACCGCTTGTCGTTCAGCAGCAGCTCCATCTGCTCCGGATCGATCGGCTCCCCGTCCAGGGTAAAGCGCAGCTCCTCGATGCAGGACAGGTAATTGCCCCTGAAATTCGGCATGCGGATCTGAAAGCGAAAGCCGATCCTGCGTCCGCACACCTCGACGCTTTGCGCGCCCTCAGGCCAGACCAGAAACGCATCGTAGGCCTTTTGATTGTTAATCAGTCCCATCTTGTCCACCTCCTATGCCCGGTCGATCATGGAGCGTCCGGTGACCTTCTGTGCCAGGATGACCAACCCCGTCACCAACATGAAGACCACCGTACCGAAGGCCGCTGCCTGCGGCAAGCCGCCCGCGCCATCCCACAGGTCGAGGATCGCCGTGGCGACGACGTCCGTACCCGCGTTGCGGAGCATGACGGAGCTGCTCAGCTCCGGAAACGCCATGACAAACGTCAGAATCCAGGCGTACAGCATGCCCGTCCTGGCCAGCGGTATGGTAACCTTCCGCATGGTTCTGCCCCAGGAAGCGCCGGAAATCCGGCTCGCCTCCTCCAATTCCGTGTTGATCTGAATGAGCGCCGATTGGCAGTAGCGCACGCCTGAGGGCAGCATGCGCGTGACGTATGCCACCAGAAGCAGCCAAATCGTGCCGTACAGGTGCAGTTGATTCAGAGGCTTGCTCAGGTACATGAAGATCAGGCCCATGGCCAGCGCCGTGCCGGAGATGCCCGAGGGCATGTTGCACAGGTACTCCAGCACCCCCCTGCCGCGCACCCTTGCGCGGACGATGATATACCCTGCAATCAGGCCCAGCAGCACCACGCAGGTCGCCGTCATCGCGCCCAGGAAAAGGCTGTTTTTGAAGGCTGTAATCGCGACATCGCTGTCGAGCAGCGTAATATAATTTTGAAGCGTCCAGTTGCTTCTTTCAAACCCATTGCCCACCGAGCGCATGAACGACGCCATCAGCAGCGTGCAATACGGGATGACGAACCCAAACAGCGCGTAGACGAGCCCCAGCGCCGAAAACAGATGGCGCGCGCGTCCCAGCTTCATCACGCTGGGGCGAAATCCCTTTGCGGAAATGGTCGAATACTTCTTGCTCGAGCGCACCGTGCGCCGGTAGAAAAACACCGCCAGAAGCGACAGCGCGGTAACGGTTACGGAAAGCACCGCGCCCATCTTGAAGTCCATGACCGTAATCGACTCGCGAATCTTCGTCGTAAGCACGTTGATGTTCAGCATGCGCGGCACGCCGTACAACGCGAGCGACTGGCCGAAGGAGAGAATTAATCCGGAGAGGATCGCCGGTCTGACCAGCGGGATGGTGACGTCCAGCGAGGCCCGCCGGGCGCCAGCGCCGGACATGCGCGCGGCTTCCTCCAGGTAAGGATCCATATTTTCCATGGCCGGAAATACCATCATGAAGATGGTGGCGATGCCCTGCGGCAGCCCCAGGATCACCAAAGACCAGACCGAATAGATGTTGACCGGCCCGTACGTGGTGTCAAGCCGCAGCAAAAAGCGCAGCGCGCGGTTGACGAAGCCCACGTTCGGCCCCGCCAGGATGATATAGGCCAGGGTGATTAAGAAGGGCGGGGTCATGATGGCGATGATGATGGTGCTCTTGACGAGGGTCTTAAATCGCATGTTCGTGCGGCTGACGCCAAAGGCCAGCGTCACGCCCAGCAGCGTCCCCAGGCCGCCGATTCCAACGGCGACCATCAGCGTGTTGAGCAACGCCTCCCGGATGCTCCCGCGCCGGAAGTACTTGATGAAATTCTGAAGGGTAA harbors:
- a CDS encoding C-glycoside deglycosidase beta subunit domain-containing protein yields the protein MGLINNQKAYDAFLVWPEGAQSVEVCGRRIGFRFQIRMPNFRGNYLSCIEELRFTLDGEPIDPEQMELLLNDKRFRMEELPQMYKEYWNVNDCAVIEVLHEGGLEGTHRVGAVMRLRYGYSAYFGVCKVVTSTGERTLDFTGEGSGAA
- a CDS encoding ABC transporter permease subunit, which gives rise to MADTNPKPRRSFQASSILFAAVCLTIALLVLVPIGYMVFEGVTDESGAFTLQNFIKYFRRGSIREALLNTLMVAVGIGGLGTLLGVTLAFGVSRTNMRFKTLVKSTIIIAIMTPPFLITLAYIILAGPNVGFVNRALRFLLRLDTTYGPVNIYSVWSLVILGLPQGIATIFMMVFPAMENMDPYLEEAARMSGAGARRASLDVTIPLVRPAILSGLILSFGQSLALYGVPRMLNINVLTTKIRESITVMDFKMGAVLSVTVTALSLLAVFFYRRTVRSSKKYSTISAKGFRPSVMKLGRARHLFSALGLVYALFGFVIPYCTLLMASFMRSVGNGFERSNWTLQNYITLLDSDVAITAFKNSLFLGAMTATCVVLLGLIAGYIIVRARVRGRGVLEYLCNMPSGISGTALAMGLIFMYLSKPLNQLHLYGTIWLLLVAYVTRMLPSGVRYCQSALIQINTELEEASRISGASWGRTMRKVTIPLARTGMLYAWILTFVMAFPELSSSVMLRNAGTDVVATAILDLWDGAGGLPQAAAFGTVVFMLVTGLVILAQKVTGRSMIDRA